Proteins encoded by one window of Brienomyrus brachyistius isolate T26 chromosome 1, BBRACH_0.4, whole genome shotgun sequence:
- the LOC125747403 gene encoding hyaluronidase-5-like isoform X3 has product MDLIIWLKGSNPLLLPLLLLSLVGSIHAELPYPPTATPLFEGYPYGVIWNMPTPVCKQNNIPLDTSPFQAVTTPEAVPDQFLFLFYTDRLGLYPFVDYATNKEINGGIPQKGNLTASLDIAQLDVAHYMPSETSTGLAVIDWEAWRPLWDGNLHSKTIYRTLSIDYARQLDPSLSPSQAEPVAKEQFQTAARNFMEDTMSLGISMRPSYLWGFYLFPKCYNDMWEEAEYTGMCPTWAQAENDQLLWLWQTSTALYPSVYLATSLANTHKAALYVRNQVHEAMRVASQPKHPFNVPIYVYTRPVFTDQTNKFLSVEDLVHTLGENAAVGASGSVLWGGTTDFEDKASCEALSSYLTSTLNLYITNVTAASRLCSESLCQGNGRCIRKDYNSDVYLHLNPASFSVQKSNGKYVAVGIPTLSDLTYFSDHFTCQCYAGLSCSPRIASELPNTPVTIPV; this is encoded by the exons ATGGACTTGATAATCTGGTTGAAGGGATCCAATCCTCTCCTGCTGCCCCTTCTGCTCTTATCTTTAGTGGGCAGCATTCATGCCGAGCTCCCCTATCCTCCTACCGCCACCCCGCTGTTTGAGGGATACCCTTACGGCGTCATAtggaacatgccaactcctgtTTGCAAGCAGAACAACATCCCGCTGGACACCTCGCCGTTCCAGGCCGTTACCACCCCAGAGGCTGTTCCTGACCAGTTCCTCTTCCTGTTCTACACCGACCGTCTGGGGTTGTACCCATTTGTGGATTATGCCACCAATAAGGAGATCAATGGAGGCATCCCACAAAAGGGCAACCTGACAGCCAGCTTGGATATCGCCCAGTTGGACGTTGCCCACTATATGCCTTCAGAAACCTCCACTGGTCTGGCTGTCATTGACTGGGAGGCCTGGCGCCCCCTGTGGGACGGGAATTTGCATTCTAAGACTATCTACCGCACGTTGTCTATTGACTATGCCCGACAACTTGACCCCTCACTTTCTCCATCTCAAGCCGAGCCTGTGGCCAAGGAGCAGTTCCAGACAGCTGCTAGAAACTTCATGGAGGACACAATGAGTCTAGGGATCAGTATGAGGCCCAGTTACCTCTGGGGCTTCTATCTCTTCCCTAAATGTTACAATGATATGTGGGAAGAGGCTGAATACACAGGTATGTGCCCAACATGGGCACAGGCAGAGAACGACCAGCTCCTGTGGCTGTGGCAGACGAGCACGGCCCTCTACCCATCCGTCTACCTAGCGACCAGTCTGGCTAACACCCACAAGGCCGCTCTGTACGTCCGTAACCAAGTTCATGAGGCCATGAGGGTGGCCAGCCAGCCTAAGCACCCCTTCAATGTCCCCATCTACGTCTACACCCGTCCTGTCTTTACTGACCAAACCAACAAATTCTtgagtgtg GAGGACCTGGTCCACACCCTGGGGGAGAATGCAGCTGTAGGGGCCTCGGGTTCAGTGCTCTGGGGGGGCACTACGGACTTTGAAGACAAG GCGTCATGTGAGGCCTTATCCTCCTACCTGACCTCCACCCTGAACCTCTACATCACCAATGTGACGGCAGCTTCCAGGCTCTGCAGCGAGTCACTCTGCCAGGGTAACGGCCGCTGCATCCGGAAGGACTACAACTCTGACGTCTACTTGCACCTGAATCCTGCTAGCTTCTCTGTCCAAAAATCCAACGGGAAGTACGTGGCGGTGGGCATTCCCACCCTCTCTGACCTCACCTACTTCTCCGATCACTTCACCTGCCAGTGCTACGCTGGGCTGAGCTGCTCGCCCCGGATAGCGAGTGAGCTCCCCAACACACCCGTGACCATTCCTGTGTAA
- the LOC125747403 gene encoding hyaluronidase-5-like isoform X1, which translates to MRRNLRVLPVRLVAHFARPQPGLTAPSRELRDAGGNRQAGEAMDLIIWLKGSNPLLLPLLLLSLVGSIHAELPYPPTATPLFEGYPYGVIWNMPTPVCKQNNIPLDTSPFQAVTTPEAVPDQFLFLFYTDRLGLYPFVDYATNKEINGGIPQKGNLTASLDIAQLDVAHYMPSETSTGLAVIDWEAWRPLWDGNLHSKTIYRTLSIDYARQLDPSLSPSQAEPVAKEQFQTAARNFMEDTMSLGISMRPSYLWGFYLFPKCYNDMWEEAEYTGMCPTWAQAENDQLLWLWQTSTALYPSVYLATSLANTHKAALYVRNQVHEAMRVASQPKHPFNVPIYVYTRPVFTDQTNKFLSVEDLVHTLGENAAVGASGSVLWGGTTDFEDKASCEALSSYLTSTLNLYITNVTAASRLCSESLCQGNGRCIRKDYNSDVYLHLNPASFSVQKSNGKYVAVGIPTLSDLTYFSDHFTCQCYAGLSCSPRIASELPNTPVTIPV; encoded by the exons ATGCG AAGAAACTTGAGAGTCTTACCAGTTCGTCTCGTGGCACATTTTGCACGACCTCAGCCTGGGCTGACAGCACCATCAAGAGAACTTCGAGacgcggggggaaaccggcaaGCAG GAGAAGCCATGGACTTGATAATCTGGTTGAAGGGATCCAATCCTCTCCTGCTGCCCCTTCTGCTCTTATCTTTAGTGGGCAGCATTCATGCCGAGCTCCCCTATCCTCCTACCGCCACCCCGCTGTTTGAGGGATACCCTTACGGCGTCATAtggaacatgccaactcctgtTTGCAAGCAGAACAACATCCCGCTGGACACCTCGCCGTTCCAGGCCGTTACCACCCCAGAGGCTGTTCCTGACCAGTTCCTCTTCCTGTTCTACACCGACCGTCTGGGGTTGTACCCATTTGTGGATTATGCCACCAATAAGGAGATCAATGGAGGCATCCCACAAAAGGGCAACCTGACAGCCAGCTTGGATATCGCCCAGTTGGACGTTGCCCACTATATGCCTTCAGAAACCTCCACTGGTCTGGCTGTCATTGACTGGGAGGCCTGGCGCCCCCTGTGGGACGGGAATTTGCATTCTAAGACTATCTACCGCACGTTGTCTATTGACTATGCCCGACAACTTGACCCCTCACTTTCTCCATCTCAAGCCGAGCCTGTGGCCAAGGAGCAGTTCCAGACAGCTGCTAGAAACTTCATGGAGGACACAATGAGTCTAGGGATCAGTATGAGGCCCAGTTACCTCTGGGGCTTCTATCTCTTCCCTAAATGTTACAATGATATGTGGGAAGAGGCTGAATACACAGGTATGTGCCCAACATGGGCACAGGCAGAGAACGACCAGCTCCTGTGGCTGTGGCAGACGAGCACGGCCCTCTACCCATCCGTCTACCTAGCGACCAGTCTGGCTAACACCCACAAGGCCGCTCTGTACGTCCGTAACCAAGTTCATGAGGCCATGAGGGTGGCCAGCCAGCCTAAGCACCCCTTCAATGTCCCCATCTACGTCTACACCCGTCCTGTCTTTACTGACCAAACCAACAAATTCTtgagtgtg GAGGACCTGGTCCACACCCTGGGGGAGAATGCAGCTGTAGGGGCCTCGGGTTCAGTGCTCTGGGGGGGCACTACGGACTTTGAAGACAAG GCGTCATGTGAGGCCTTATCCTCCTACCTGACCTCCACCCTGAACCTCTACATCACCAATGTGACGGCAGCTTCCAGGCTCTGCAGCGAGTCACTCTGCCAGGGTAACGGCCGCTGCATCCGGAAGGACTACAACTCTGACGTCTACTTGCACCTGAATCCTGCTAGCTTCTCTGTCCAAAAATCCAACGGGAAGTACGTGGCGGTGGGCATTCCCACCCTCTCTGACCTCACCTACTTCTCCGATCACTTCACCTGCCAGTGCTACGCTGGGCTGAGCTGCTCGCCCCGGATAGCGAGTGAGCTCCCCAACACACCCGTGACCATTCCTGTGTAA
- the LOC125747403 gene encoding hyaluronidase-5-like isoform X2, giving the protein MRRNLRVLPVRLVAHFARPQPGLTAPSRELRDAGGNRQAVGSIHAELPYPPTATPLFEGYPYGVIWNMPTPVCKQNNIPLDTSPFQAVTTPEAVPDQFLFLFYTDRLGLYPFVDYATNKEINGGIPQKGNLTASLDIAQLDVAHYMPSETSTGLAVIDWEAWRPLWDGNLHSKTIYRTLSIDYARQLDPSLSPSQAEPVAKEQFQTAARNFMEDTMSLGISMRPSYLWGFYLFPKCYNDMWEEAEYTGMCPTWAQAENDQLLWLWQTSTALYPSVYLATSLANTHKAALYVRNQVHEAMRVASQPKHPFNVPIYVYTRPVFTDQTNKFLSVEDLVHTLGENAAVGASGSVLWGGTTDFEDKASCEALSSYLTSTLNLYITNVTAASRLCSESLCQGNGRCIRKDYNSDVYLHLNPASFSVQKSNGKYVAVGIPTLSDLTYFSDHFTCQCYAGLSCSPRIASELPNTPVTIPV; this is encoded by the exons ATGCG AAGAAACTTGAGAGTCTTACCAGTTCGTCTCGTGGCACATTTTGCACGACCTCAGCCTGGGCTGACAGCACCATCAAGAGAACTTCGAGacgcggggggaaaccggcaaGCAG TGGGCAGCATTCATGCCGAGCTCCCCTATCCTCCTACCGCCACCCCGCTGTTTGAGGGATACCCTTACGGCGTCATAtggaacatgccaactcctgtTTGCAAGCAGAACAACATCCCGCTGGACACCTCGCCGTTCCAGGCCGTTACCACCCCAGAGGCTGTTCCTGACCAGTTCCTCTTCCTGTTCTACACCGACCGTCTGGGGTTGTACCCATTTGTGGATTATGCCACCAATAAGGAGATCAATGGAGGCATCCCACAAAAGGGCAACCTGACAGCCAGCTTGGATATCGCCCAGTTGGACGTTGCCCACTATATGCCTTCAGAAACCTCCACTGGTCTGGCTGTCATTGACTGGGAGGCCTGGCGCCCCCTGTGGGACGGGAATTTGCATTCTAAGACTATCTACCGCACGTTGTCTATTGACTATGCCCGACAACTTGACCCCTCACTTTCTCCATCTCAAGCCGAGCCTGTGGCCAAGGAGCAGTTCCAGACAGCTGCTAGAAACTTCATGGAGGACACAATGAGTCTAGGGATCAGTATGAGGCCCAGTTACCTCTGGGGCTTCTATCTCTTCCCTAAATGTTACAATGATATGTGGGAAGAGGCTGAATACACAGGTATGTGCCCAACATGGGCACAGGCAGAGAACGACCAGCTCCTGTGGCTGTGGCAGACGAGCACGGCCCTCTACCCATCCGTCTACCTAGCGACCAGTCTGGCTAACACCCACAAGGCCGCTCTGTACGTCCGTAACCAAGTTCATGAGGCCATGAGGGTGGCCAGCCAGCCTAAGCACCCCTTCAATGTCCCCATCTACGTCTACACCCGTCCTGTCTTTACTGACCAAACCAACAAATTCTtgagtgtg GAGGACCTGGTCCACACCCTGGGGGAGAATGCAGCTGTAGGGGCCTCGGGTTCAGTGCTCTGGGGGGGCACTACGGACTTTGAAGACAAG GCGTCATGTGAGGCCTTATCCTCCTACCTGACCTCCACCCTGAACCTCTACATCACCAATGTGACGGCAGCTTCCAGGCTCTGCAGCGAGTCACTCTGCCAGGGTAACGGCCGCTGCATCCGGAAGGACTACAACTCTGACGTCTACTTGCACCTGAATCCTGCTAGCTTCTCTGTCCAAAAATCCAACGGGAAGTACGTGGCGGTGGGCATTCCCACCCTCTCTGACCTCACCTACTTCTCCGATCACTTCACCTGCCAGTGCTACGCTGGGCTGAGCTGCTCGCCCCGGATAGCGAGTGAGCTCCCCAACACACCCGTGACCATTCCTGTGTAA